One window of Thiomicrorhabdus lithotrophica genomic DNA carries:
- a CDS encoding UDP-glucose dehydrogenase family protein, translating to MKINVFGDTISAMVCAGCLAETGNNITLIGERIGDIAEPGLVELLDNQLESGRLTITDQFDVQAECHIIALNPDDCSNAKRIAKQIAGKARSDSTLIVRSNFTIGLAEELAQTANLEFAVNPDFAADGHAIQRFTRPDRIIIGTTSDKIKEQLKQIFAPFNRNRDVIINMSPASAELTKYGTNAMLATRISLMNELASIAEKIGADIEEVRLGLGADKRIGRAYLYPGIGFGGDNFTRDLERIKLLLPQAHQYHGQSLLQSVIDINNNQKELLFRKLWQHFDCELKGKTITLWGLGYKPHTTSIESSASLTLITAFINQGCSLKLHDPFALEATQEWVHKNLTNHQQQQITFHTEMYEAVEQSDALCVLTEYKAFWSPDLLTLKETMHTPIILDGRNLYNKYWVEDNHFTYYGVGR from the coding sequence ATGAAAATTAATGTATTTGGAGATACAATTAGCGCGATGGTTTGTGCTGGTTGTTTAGCAGAGACTGGCAATAACATTACGTTAATTGGAGAGCGCATTGGCGACATTGCTGAACCAGGCCTGGTAGAACTATTAGACAATCAACTTGAATCAGGTCGATTAACCATAACCGATCAATTTGATGTACAAGCAGAATGCCACATTATTGCTTTAAACCCAGATGATTGCAGCAACGCCAAAAGAATTGCTAAACAGATTGCTGGAAAAGCGCGTTCAGATAGCACTTTGATAGTAAGAAGTAACTTTACCATTGGCTTAGCTGAAGAGCTGGCTCAAACGGCCAACCTTGAATTTGCAGTCAACCCTGACTTTGCGGCCGACGGTCACGCTATTCAACGATTTACCCGTCCAGATAGAATCATTATTGGAACCACTAGCGATAAAATTAAGGAGCAACTAAAACAAATTTTTGCACCCTTTAATCGCAATCGAGACGTGATTATTAATATGTCACCAGCCTCGGCAGAGTTAACAAAATATGGTACCAACGCTATGCTGGCAACTCGTATTTCGTTAATGAACGAGTTAGCGTCCATTGCTGAAAAAATTGGTGCCGATATTGAAGAAGTCCGTTTAGGGCTTGGTGCTGATAAACGTATTGGTCGAGCCTATTTATATCCTGGCATTGGTTTTGGTGGAGATAACTTCACACGTGATCTTGAGAGAATTAAATTGTTATTACCGCAAGCACATCAATATCATGGACAAAGCCTATTACAATCGGTCATAGATATTAATAACAACCAAAAAGAACTGTTATTTAGAAAGCTTTGGCAGCACTTTGACTGTGAACTAAAAGGTAAAACCATTACCTTATGGGGTTTAGGCTATAAACCACATACTACATCTATTGAAAGCTCAGCAAGTCTAACCCTTATTACCGCTTTTATTAACCAAGGTTGCTCTTTAAAACTGCACGATCCTTTTGCATTAGAAGCCACTCAAGAGTGGGTTCATAAGAATTTAACGAATCACCAGCAGCAGCAAATTACTTTTCATACAGAAATGTATGAGGCTGTTGAACAATCTGATGCTCTATGCGTTTTAACCGAGTATAAAGCGTTTTGGTCACCTGACTTATTGACCTTAAAAGAGACTATGCATACACCGATTATTCTTGATGGACGCAATCTCTACAATAAATATTGGGTTGAAGACAACCATTTCACTTACTATGGTGTCGGGCGTTAA
- the pgi gene encoding glucose-6-phosphate isomerase, with translation MKQLPSYSKLEELGLQAKKRHLASLFNDDTDRFTEFSAKLPGLVLDYSKQNVTQEERKTLLNLAEEANLSEWINKLFSGEKVNHTEDRAAGHTALRDLKNPKPEVKNEWSKMEALVDRIHTKQLRGFSGKAITDVVNIGVGGSDLGPLMVTHALKGVRTPHAPELHFVSTLDGKQLQRVLKTLSAETTLFIVASKSFTTIDTLSLAKTAKEWIEAYSTTESGTMQHFIGVSTNAPMMKEWGLLPEHQLLFWDWVGGRFSLWSTIGLTIALQQGMQGYMAFLQGANEMDEHFRNVPFEDNVAVLLGLISVWNINFLNLAGQAILPYDSRLKYLASYLEQLVMESNGKHVTRSGEKVDYRTCPILWGEVGPNAQHAFYQLMHQGTERVMADFILYAQAHGNTERHTFHHNLNIANCLAQSRALMVGQKGENPHKDYPGGQVSNTLLFDKLDAKHLGMMIALYEHSVFVQSVIWDINPFDQWGVELGKKIAMEILEKIESKDTSNLDSSTQGILETIWNTQNEN, from the coding sequence ATGAAGCAACTACCTTCTTATAGCAAATTAGAAGAATTAGGCCTACAAGCTAAAAAACGTCATTTAGCAAGCTTGTTTAATGATGACACAGATCGTTTTACGGAGTTCAGTGCAAAGTTACCAGGCCTGGTACTGGACTATTCAAAACAGAACGTAACTCAAGAAGAACGTAAAACTTTACTGAATCTTGCTGAAGAAGCAAACCTATCAGAGTGGATTAATAAACTCTTCTCAGGCGAGAAAGTCAATCATACCGAAGACCGCGCAGCAGGACATACCGCATTACGTGATTTAAAAAACCCGAAACCTGAAGTAAAAAATGAATGGTCAAAGATGGAAGCGTTAGTTGACCGCATTCATACTAAACAATTAAGAGGCTTCTCGGGTAAGGCGATTACCGATGTTGTCAACATTGGAGTTGGAGGTAGTGATCTTGGGCCATTAATGGTTACCCATGCTCTCAAGGGGGTTAGAACGCCTCATGCACCTGAGCTGCATTTTGTATCGACTCTTGATGGTAAACAGCTACAGCGCGTATTAAAAACCTTATCTGCTGAGACAACACTCTTTATTGTTGCATCTAAATCTTTTACTACTATCGACACTCTATCGCTTGCTAAGACGGCAAAAGAATGGATTGAAGCCTACTCAACAACTGAATCAGGCACTATGCAACATTTTATAGGTGTTTCTACCAATGCCCCTATGATGAAAGAATGGGGATTATTGCCAGAGCACCAATTACTTTTTTGGGACTGGGTTGGTGGTCGTTTCTCTCTTTGGTCTACCATAGGTTTAACGATTGCGTTACAGCAAGGAATGCAAGGCTATATGGCATTTTTGCAAGGTGCTAATGAGATGGATGAGCATTTTAGAAATGTACCATTTGAAGATAATGTAGCGGTATTACTTGGTTTAATCAGTGTATGGAACATAAACTTTTTAAACTTAGCTGGCCAGGCCATTTTGCCTTATGACTCACGCTTGAAATACCTTGCAAGTTATTTAGAACAGTTAGTAATGGAAAGTAACGGTAAGCATGTCACTCGTAGTGGCGAAAAAGTTGATTACCGAACTTGCCCTATTCTTTGGGGTGAAGTTGGGCCAAATGCTCAGCATGCCTTCTATCAGCTGATGCACCAAGGTACAGAAAGAGTCATGGCTGACTTTATTCTTTATGCCCAAGCTCACGGTAATACAGAACGCCATACCTTTCACCACAATTTAAATATTGCAAATTGCCTGGCACAAAGTCGCGCTTTGATGGTTGGTCAAAAAGGTGAAAATCCGCATAAGGATTATCCTGGTGGACAAGTTTCTAACACGCTTTTATTCGATAAACTCGATGCCAAACACCTTGGTATGATGATTGCATTATATGAGCACAGTGTATTTGTACAGTCGGTCATTTGGGACATCAACCCATTTGACCAATGGGGTGTCGAGCTCGGTAAAAAAATTGCCATGGAAATCTTGGAGAAAATTGAGTCAAAAGATACTTCAAATCTTGATTCTTCAACTCAAGGTATTTTAGAAACAATATGGAATACTCAAAATGAAAATTAA
- the galU gene encoding UTP--glucose-1-phosphate uridylyltransferase GalU: protein MSSTLRKVVIPVAGLGTRFLPATKAIPKEMITLVDEPLIQYVVREAVAAGFTDIILVTHSSKGAIENHFDHNFELEKTLAFKNKTALLEKVGHILPDEANIISVRQPQALGLGHAVLCAAPIIGDEDFAVMLPDVILNNNSIDLKNMAMAFEKTGNSQIMVEPVPKSDVDKYGIADCLGADLQPGNTSKIAAIVEKPKVSDAPSNLSVTGRYILNNQILNLLKVTPKGAGNEIQLTDAIAQLMEISEVDAYCLAGQSYDCGDKLGYLKATVEFSILHPELGDEFKSWLKEYMQ from the coding sequence ATGTCTTCAACCCTTCGCAAAGTTGTCATCCCTGTAGCGGGACTAGGAACACGTTTTTTACCTGCTACTAAAGCCATACCTAAAGAGATGATCACACTGGTTGATGAACCTCTGATTCAATATGTGGTTAGAGAGGCCGTTGCCGCTGGTTTTACTGATATCATTTTAGTCACTCACTCCTCAAAAGGAGCGATTGAAAACCATTTTGACCATAACTTTGAGTTAGAAAAAACTCTGGCATTTAAAAACAAAACAGCCCTGCTTGAAAAAGTCGGACACATTCTACCTGATGAAGCGAACATTATTTCAGTAAGACAACCCCAGGCTCTTGGCCTAGGTCATGCCGTTTTATGCGCTGCTCCAATCATTGGCGATGAAGATTTCGCCGTAATGCTACCTGATGTTATTTTAAATAATAACTCTATCGATTTAAAAAACATGGCAATGGCTTTTGAAAAAACCGGGAACAGCCAAATCATGGTTGAACCAGTGCCAAAATCAGACGTTGATAAATACGGAATTGCAGATTGTTTAGGTGCTGACTTACAGCCTGGCAACACATCTAAAATCGCTGCTATTGTTGAAAAACCAAAAGTCAGTGATGCACCGTCTAATTTATCTGTAACAGGTCGTTATATTTTAAACAATCAAATATTAAACCTATTAAAAGTCACGCCAAAAGGTGCTGGAAATGAAATACAACTGACGGATGCCATTGCTCAGTTAATGGAAATTTCAGAAGTCGATGCCTATTGTTTAGCTGGTCAAAGTTACGATTGCGGTGATAAACTTGGTTATTTAAAAGCAACGGTTGAATTTTCAATTCTGCATCCTGAATTAGGCGACGAATTTAAATCTTGGTTAAAAGAGTATATGCAATGA
- a CDS encoding ABC transporter ATP-binding protein, translating to MSKLNIDAISTAHQNTPILEQLSLTLDDGEIGCLLGPSGCGKTTLLRCIAGLKTIQSGTIQLGERTLSGARVNLPTEQRNIGVVFQDYALFPHMTIEQNIRFGIKHLNNKEQKNRLKSLLNLVGLSDTEKRYPHELSGGQQQRIALARALAPKPAALLLDEPFSGLDVELRESLAREVRSILKAEGITALMVTHNQNEAFAIADSVGVMQAGKLLQWDTPYRLYHEPKHPFIADFIGQGTLIGGQVCDCKSVHTELGLLKTTLPPGVTTGEQVSVLVRPDDILHDDESDWKLEVTNRAFRGSHFLFTLKLPNGESVMCMSQSHHNHPVGSKIGIKLEMDHAVVFIKST from the coding sequence ATGTCAAAGCTTAACATTGATGCCATTAGCACTGCGCATCAAAACACCCCCATTCTTGAACAACTTTCACTGACGCTGGACGATGGAGAAATTGGCTGCCTGCTCGGCCCTAGTGGTTGCGGTAAAACCACGCTTTTACGATGCATCGCAGGGTTAAAAACCATACAATCAGGTACTATTCAACTTGGCGAACGCACTCTTTCTGGAGCTAGGGTTAACCTTCCCACAGAGCAAAGAAATATTGGCGTTGTCTTCCAAGATTACGCCCTATTTCCACACATGACTATCGAGCAAAACATCCGTTTTGGGATTAAGCACTTAAACAATAAGGAACAAAAAAATCGACTCAAATCCCTACTCAATCTCGTTGGCTTAAGCGATACTGAAAAACGCTATCCACACGAACTCTCTGGTGGACAACAACAACGAATCGCTCTAGCAAGAGCTCTCGCCCCCAAACCAGCTGCCCTACTGCTTGACGAACCATTTTCGGGGCTTGATGTAGAGTTACGCGAATCACTTGCCCGAGAAGTAAGGAGCATCCTAAAAGCCGAAGGCATTACCGCATTAATGGTTACCCACAATCAAAACGAAGCTTTTGCCATTGCTGACTCTGTTGGCGTCATGCAAGCTGGCAAGCTACTTCAATGGGACACACCTTACCGCCTCTATCACGAACCCAAACACCCCTTTATTGCCGACTTTATTGGCCAAGGCACCCTAATAGGCGGCCAAGTGTGCGACTGTAAATCGGTACACACCGAACTCGGCCTACTAAAAACCACTCTGCCACCAGGTGTAACCACAGGTGAACAGGTCTCCGTACTCGTTAGACCCGACGATATTCTGCATGATGATGAAAGCGACTGGAAACTCGAAGTCACCAATCGAGCCTTCAGAGGATCACACTTTCTCTTTACCCTAAAGCTACCTAATGGTGAATCCGTTATGTGCATGAGTCAATCCCACCACAATCACCCAGTTGGCTCCAAAATAGGTATAAAACTCGAAATGGATCATGCTGTTGTTTTTATAAAAAGTACTTAA
- a CDS encoding ABC transporter permease, which translates to MSLAKYKWLIAVGTVTLLLTLPIWVLVSYVFVPTNDNWSHLVETLLAEYVINSLWLMLGVSFGTLLLGVSTAWLISQYRFFGHSFLQWALLLPIAIPAYIIAYTYTGLLEFEGPIQSYLRTIFAPSIVNSLFPEIRSLGGAMLMFSLVLYPYIYLLSRSAFSNHSQHALEAAKTLGAGPIRRFFSIAIPMARPAIIAGLTLALMETLADFGTVQHFGVSTFTTGIYRTWTGFGDTTTTAQLALVLLVFVLVLITLEIWSRKQARFYSSDSIKSVHIKHQLTGWQAFGAFAWCFTPLLLGFLLPSSQLFYWAMTTAETQFDSSFIQLIWNSFYLAFIAAIVALFIALFLAYAKRMNQNKHIEGSIRIASLGYAIPGTVIAIAVMIPLAWIDNTLDHFMTSQFGISTGLVLSGTLFALVFAYSFRFLSVSLQTIDSGLNQVKPTIDESARTLGASHWQVIKNIHFPIIQSSLVIAFLLVFVEVLKELPTTLILRPFNFNTLSVRAYEMAADERLADAGLPALLIVLTGIIPVIILSKLIGKPDVKA; encoded by the coding sequence GTGTCACTTGCAAAATATAAATGGTTGATTGCTGTTGGTACCGTCACCTTATTATTGACCTTACCTATTTGGGTATTAGTGAGTTATGTCTTTGTACCCACTAATGACAACTGGTCACACCTCGTTGAAACACTGCTCGCAGAATATGTTATCAATTCGTTATGGCTTATGCTTGGCGTCTCTTTTGGTACTCTATTACTTGGGGTGAGTACCGCTTGGTTAATCAGCCAATACCGTTTTTTCGGCCACTCTTTTTTGCAATGGGCATTGTTACTTCCCATTGCCATTCCCGCCTATATCATTGCTTATACCTATACAGGGCTATTAGAGTTTGAAGGCCCAATACAAAGCTATTTACGTACAATCTTTGCCCCATCAATTGTCAATAGTTTGTTTCCGGAGATTCGTTCATTGGGTGGTGCTATGCTCATGTTCTCTTTAGTACTCTACCCTTATATTTACTTGCTGAGTCGTTCCGCGTTTTCCAACCACAGTCAACACGCTTTAGAAGCCGCAAAAACTCTAGGGGCTGGACCAATTCGCCGATTTTTCAGTATTGCTATACCTATGGCCAGGCCTGCTATTATTGCTGGATTAACACTAGCTCTAATGGAAACCCTTGCTGACTTTGGTACCGTACAACACTTTGGAGTGTCTACTTTTACAACAGGTATATACCGCACCTGGACAGGCTTTGGAGATACCACCACCACAGCCCAATTAGCTTTAGTACTTTTAGTATTTGTTTTGGTGCTTATCACCCTAGAAATTTGGTCACGCAAACAAGCCCGCTTCTACTCAAGTGATAGTATAAAAAGCGTACACATCAAACATCAACTAACTGGTTGGCAAGCCTTTGGTGCGTTTGCATGGTGTTTTACACCGTTGCTTCTTGGCTTTTTATTGCCCTCTTCACAACTATTTTATTGGGCAATGACCACCGCAGAAACACAGTTTGATTCTAGCTTTATCCAACTTATTTGGAACAGTTTTTATCTAGCCTTTATCGCTGCCATCGTAGCTCTATTTATTGCTCTATTTTTAGCTTATGCCAAGCGCATGAATCAAAACAAACACATTGAAGGATCAATCAGAATCGCCAGTTTAGGCTACGCCATTCCTGGAACCGTTATCGCCATAGCTGTAATGATTCCCTTAGCCTGGATAGATAATACTCTTGACCACTTTATGACAAGCCAATTTGGCATTTCTACAGGCCTGGTACTTTCAGGCACCCTATTTGCTCTAGTTTTTGCCTACAGTTTCCGGTTTTTATCGGTCTCATTACAAACCATTGATAGCGGCTTAAACCAAGTTAAACCTACCATTGATGAATCAGCCCGGACTCTAGGGGCTTCTCATTGGCAAGTCATAAAAAACATCCACTTTCCAATCATTCAAAGCAGTCTGGTTATTGCCTTTTTACTGGTGTTTGTTGAAGTCTTAAAAGAGCTCCCCACTACCCTGATATTAAGGCCATTTAACTTTAACACTCTCTCGGTTAGAGCCTACGAAATGGCAGCCGACGAACGTTTAGCTGATGCTGGCCTGCCTGCTTTATTAATTGTATTAACTGGAATTATTCCCGTTATAATCTTGAGCAAACTAATTGGAAAACCCGATGTCAAAGCTTAA
- a CDS encoding Fe(3+) ABC transporter substrate-binding protein, producing the protein MLKNVLLFFVSISFVLPVNFAQADEVNIYSARKEQLIKPLLDVFTKTTGIETNLVTGKADALLKRLESEGINSPADVLITTDAGRLYRAKAAGVIQPAINQALQDQVSKNLQDPEHFWLALTTRARVMVYAKERVSPDELSSYEGLTDSKWNKRICVRSSNNIYNQSLVASMIVHKGEKATEEWATAFVKNFARRPKGGDRDQVMAVAAGQCDIAIVNTYYLGQMVNSKDEKQKQAASQVAVFWPNQQDRGTHINISGIAVTKAAKNKENALKLIEFLLSPVAQEWYAKTNNEYPVIANAKPSALLQSWGKFKSDALNLNELGINNTQAVQIMDRARWR; encoded by the coding sequence ATGTTAAAAAACGTATTACTTTTTTTCGTATCAATAAGTTTTGTTTTACCCGTAAACTTCGCTCAAGCCGATGAGGTCAATATTTATTCAGCTCGTAAAGAGCAGTTGATTAAACCATTGTTAGACGTCTTTACAAAAACAACGGGAATTGAAACTAACCTAGTAACGGGTAAAGCGGACGCTCTATTAAAACGCCTTGAAAGTGAAGGCATTAACTCTCCTGCAGACGTATTAATTACCACTGACGCTGGGCGTTTATATCGTGCTAAAGCGGCGGGGGTTATTCAACCAGCTATTAACCAAGCTTTGCAAGATCAAGTTTCTAAAAACCTTCAAGACCCTGAACACTTTTGGCTAGCCTTAACTACTCGTGCACGAGTTATGGTTTATGCAAAAGAACGAGTATCGCCTGATGAATTATCTAGCTATGAAGGTCTTACAGATTCAAAATGGAACAAGCGCATCTGTGTACGCTCTTCTAATAATATTTATAATCAATCACTGGTTGCCTCAATGATTGTTCATAAAGGCGAAAAAGCCACAGAAGAATGGGCCACAGCATTTGTAAAAAACTTTGCCCGCCGCCCGAAAGGCGGCGATCGTGATCAAGTAATGGCTGTAGCCGCTGGTCAATGTGATATTGCCATTGTTAACACTTACTATTTAGGGCAAATGGTTAACAGCAAGGATGAAAAGCAAAAACAAGCTGCTTCTCAGGTAGCGGTGTTTTGGCCAAATCAGCAAGACCGTGGAACACACATTAACATCAGTGGTATAGCGGTCACTAAAGCCGCCAAAAATAAAGAAAACGCTCTGAAGCTTATTGAGTTTTTATTATCCCCAGTAGCTCAAGAATGGTATGCTAAAACTAATAATGAATACCCAGTAATTGCCAATGCCAAACCTAGTGCGTTATTACAAAGCTGGGGAAAATTCAAATCTGATGCACTCAATTTGAATGAACTAGGCATAAACAACACGCAGGCTGTTCAGATTATGGATCGTGCCCGTTGGCGTTAA
- a CDS encoding Fe2+-dependent dioxygenase, with protein MFTIIENVLTQQEVAELLEQMQKSVWIGGAKTAGNLAKNVKQNLQLDDENKITKSLSQRVEQRLMQNPDFISKALPNVFYPPKFNLYQDGGFYGAHVDSAVLTHPYNGQSIRADLSATLFLNQPDSYQGGELQIDTGMGVQEIKLKAGDMILYSSGALHQVLPVTAGQRIASFMWIQSLIKNDYQRTLLNQLDESIQGLRQHFGVQSQHTELLQLSELYHNLLRLWSET; from the coding sequence ATGTTTACCATTATTGAAAACGTTTTAACTCAACAGGAAGTAGCCGAACTCCTTGAACAAATGCAAAAATCTGTTTGGATTGGAGGGGCTAAAACAGCAGGTAATCTTGCAAAAAATGTTAAACAAAACTTACAGTTAGACGATGAAAATAAGATTACCAAATCGCTTAGTCAAAGAGTAGAACAACGTTTAATGCAAAACCCTGACTTTATTTCTAAAGCCTTGCCTAACGTATTTTACCCTCCCAAATTCAACCTCTACCAAGATGGCGGATTTTACGGCGCGCATGTCGATAGTGCAGTATTAACGCACCCATATAATGGACAATCCATTAGGGCTGACCTCTCTGCAACACTCTTTTTAAATCAACCTGATAGTTACCAAGGTGGCGAGCTACAAATAGATACAGGTATGGGCGTACAAGAAATCAAACTTAAGGCGGGAGATATGATTCTTTACTCTTCAGGGGCTTTACATCAAGTGCTGCCCGTTACCGCAGGACAACGCATCGCTTCTTTTATGTGGATTCAGAGCCTTATAAAAAATGATTATCAACGCACCCTTTTGAATCAATTAGATGAATCTATTCAAGGGTTAAGACAACATTTTGGCGTGCAATCGCAACATACAGAACTACTGCAACTCTCTGAACTCTATCACAATCTTTTAAGGCTATGGAGTGAGACCTAA